In Saccharothrix violaceirubra, the following are encoded in one genomic region:
- a CDS encoding DUF3043 domain-containing protein — MRFLRRSAEEATTETPAEATPEESSAESGRTPGKGRATPKRREAENKRRGPVPPPPRTQREAFKRMRGNKQSKDERRAAAVERRERMMAGEEKYLPPRDRGPVKAYIRDVVDARRNFMGLFMPMAILVFIALFVPNLVVQQYATLLTTFMLLAMILEGFVLGRIVSKRVRAKFPKETVRGLSVGWYSFIRASQLRRLRVPKPRVSPGDKV, encoded by the coding sequence GTGAGGTTCCTGCGCCGCAGCGCCGAAGAGGCCACCACCGAGACCCCCGCCGAGGCGACCCCCGAGGAGTCGTCGGCGGAATCCGGCCGCACGCCGGGCAAGGGCAGGGCGACCCCGAAGCGGCGTGAGGCCGAGAACAAGCGACGCGGCCCCGTGCCGCCACCACCGCGTACGCAGCGTGAGGCGTTCAAGCGGATGCGCGGCAACAAGCAGTCGAAGGACGAGCGCCGCGCCGCCGCCGTCGAGCGCCGTGAACGCATGATGGCCGGCGAGGAGAAGTACCTGCCGCCCCGCGACCGGGGTCCGGTGAAGGCGTACATCCGCGACGTGGTCGACGCGCGCCGCAACTTCATGGGCCTGTTCATGCCCATGGCGATCCTGGTGTTCATCGCCCTGTTCGTGCCGAACCTGGTCGTGCAGCAGTACGCGACGCTGCTGACCACGTTCATGCTGCTGGCGATGATCCTCGAGGGGTTCGTGCTGGGCCGCATCGTGAGCAAGCGGGTGCGCGCGAAGTTCCCGAAGGAGACGGTCCGGGGGCTGTCGGTCGGCTGGTACTCGTTCATCCGCGCCAGCCAGCTGCGCCGGCTGCGCGTCCCGAAGCCCAGGGTCTCCCCCGGCGACAAGGTCTGA
- a CDS encoding Imm1 family immunity protein produces MVTLSAVFDRESAVDPILVRTQDELGALIERVRTAATGLPCPPIVTIGEADDPWGSPILEAGIGEDRGFVRETWNPMRVTRGDLSATGVLVYDFQAHPADIPADQAVSLDVVREVLAAYLAHDTRIPADFPHLHIVS; encoded by the coding sequence ATGGTCACGCTGAGCGCCGTCTTCGACCGGGAATCCGCAGTGGATCCGATCCTCGTCCGCACCCAGGACGAACTCGGCGCGCTGATCGAGCGGGTGCGCACGGCCGCGACCGGACTCCCGTGCCCGCCCATCGTGACGATCGGCGAGGCCGACGACCCGTGGGGCTCTCCCATCCTGGAGGCCGGCATCGGCGAGGATCGCGGGTTCGTACGGGAGACCTGGAACCCCATGCGGGTGACGCGGGGCGACCTCTCCGCGACCGGTGTCCTCGTGTACGACTTCCAGGCGCACCCGGCCGACATCCCCGCCGACCAGGCGGTGTCCCTGGACGTGGTCCGCGAGGTACTCGCCGCCTACCTCGCCCACGACACCCGGATCCCCGCCGATTTCCCACATCTTCATATCGTTAGCTAG
- a CDS encoding aldo/keto reductase family protein: protein MEFRRLGRSGLNISEISYGNWLTHGSQVEEDQATACVRAALDAGITTFDTADVYANTKAEEVLGRALKGERRESVEIFTKVFWPTGPGGPNDKGLGRKHIVESVNGSLKRLQTDYVDLYQAHRFDRSVPLEETFLAFSDLVRQGKVLYIGVSEWNAEQIARGAALARELNVPFISNQPQYSALWRIIEAQVVPTSEREGISQIVWSPIAQGVLTGKYLPGQPVPAGSRATDENGKNFIARFLKDDVLEKVQRLKPLAADAGLTLAQLAVAWVLQNPNVASAIIGASRPEQVHENVKAAGVKLDEELLKRIDEVLGDSVETDPRLTITP, encoded by the coding sequence ATGGAGTTCCGACGCCTGGGCCGCAGCGGCCTCAACATCAGCGAGATCTCGTACGGCAACTGGCTCACCCACGGCTCCCAGGTCGAGGAAGACCAGGCCACGGCGTGCGTGCGGGCCGCGCTCGACGCCGGGATCACCACCTTCGACACGGCCGACGTGTATGCCAACACCAAGGCCGAGGAAGTCCTCGGCCGGGCGCTCAAGGGCGAGCGGCGCGAGTCGGTGGAGATCTTCACCAAGGTGTTCTGGCCGACGGGCCCCGGCGGTCCCAACGACAAGGGCCTCGGGCGCAAGCACATCGTCGAGTCGGTCAACGGCTCGCTCAAGCGGCTCCAGACCGACTACGTCGACCTCTACCAGGCGCACCGGTTCGACCGGTCCGTGCCGCTGGAGGAGACGTTCCTCGCCTTCTCCGACCTGGTCCGCCAGGGCAAGGTGCTCTACATCGGCGTGTCCGAGTGGAACGCCGAGCAGATCGCCCGGGGCGCGGCGCTGGCCCGTGAGCTGAACGTCCCGTTCATCTCCAACCAGCCGCAGTACTCGGCGCTGTGGCGGATCATCGAGGCGCAGGTCGTGCCCACGTCCGAGCGCGAGGGCATCTCCCAGATCGTCTGGTCGCCGATCGCCCAGGGCGTGCTGACCGGCAAGTACCTGCCGGGGCAGCCGGTGCCCGCCGGGTCGCGGGCCACCGACGAGAACGGCAAGAACTTCATCGCGCGGTTCCTCAAGGACGACGTCCTGGAGAAGGTGCAGCGGCTCAAGCCGCTGGCCGCGGACGCCGGGCTCACGCTCGCCCAGCTCGCCGTCGCCTGGGTCCTCCAGAACCCGAACGTCGCCTCCGCGATCATCGGCGCCTCGCGCCCGGAGCAGGTGCACGAGAACGTCAAGGCCGCCGGCGTGAAGCTGGACGAGGAACTGCTCAAGCGGATCGACGAGGTGCTCGGCGACTCCGTCGAGACCGACCCCCGGCTCACGATCACCCCGTGA